A DNA window from Fragaria vesca subsp. vesca linkage group LG3, FraVesHawaii_1.0, whole genome shotgun sequence contains the following coding sequences:
- the LOC101297998 gene encoding transcription factor DIVARICATA-like, producing MKLEMGILSPSSYFSDSNWLPEETKSAKWTPAENKMFENALALHDKDTPDRWHKVAEMIPGKTVGDVVQQYKELEADVGKIEAGLVPIPGYGTSPFTLEWVNRHGYDIGFKQTYGIGGKKSSSTRPADHERKKGVPWTEDEHKLFLMGLKKYGKGDWRNISRNFVVTRTPTQVASHAQKYFIRQHSGGKDKRRASIHDITTVNLGDTCRTPSPDNKPPSPDHHHSSAFSQQPNSARIPPFQWQQGGNGANMAFGQAHGNLFMSNTHGIGSYGLNKSSVHESYYAPQNLAFQMQSAHHYLHG from the exons ATGAAGTTGGAAATGGGAATTCTCTCCCCTTCATCTTACTTCTCTGACTCCAATTGGCTCCCTGAGGAGACCAAGAGCGCGAAATGGACTCCTGCGGAGAACAAGATGTTCGAAAACGCCTTGGCGTTGCACGACAAGGATACGCCGGACAGGTGGCACAAGGTGGCGGAGATGATACCTGGGAAGACTGTAGGGGATGTGGTGCAGCAGTACAAGGAGTTGGAAGCTGATGTGGGGAAGATCGAAGCGGGGTTAGTTCCTATTCCGGGATATGGTACCTCTCCGTTCACATTGGAATGGGTGAATAGACATGGCTATGATATTGGATTCAAACAAACTTATGGGATTGGTGGCAAGAAATCTTCATCAACTAGACCAGCTGATCACGAAAGAAAGAAAGGAGTTCCTTGGACAGAGGATGAGCACAA GCTGTTTTTAATGGGACTGAAGAAGTACGGCAAAGGGGACTGGAGGAACATTTCTCGGAATTTTGTGGTGACTCGAACCCCGACTCAGGTGGCTAGTCATGCACAAAAGTACTTTATCAGGCAGCATTCAGGGGGGAAAGACAAGAGAAGAGCTAGCATACATGATATAACAACTGTGAATCTCGGTGACACCTGCAGAACTCCATCTCCAGACAACAAGCCTCCCTCTCCGGATCACCACCATTCTTCTGCCTTCTCTCAGCAGCCGAATTCTGCTAGGATTCCGCCTTTCCAGTGGCAACAGGGCGGCAATGGAGCAAACATGGCTTTTGGTCAGGCTCATGGGAACTTGTTCATGTCCAATACTCATGGGATTGGTTCTTATGGACTAAACAAAAGTTCAGTTCATGAGTCATACTATGCACCTCAGAATTTGGCTTTTCAGATGCAATCCGCACACCACTACCTGCATGGATGA